The following proteins are encoded in a genomic region of Streptomyces collinus Tu 365:
- the hrpA gene encoding ATP-dependent RNA helicase HrpA: MSTHPAPALGALAPRLTELSLRDAHRLGRRLEGARKIRKPEARAAVLAEIDAEVGKAEARMAARRSRVPTVGYPEQLPVSQKKDEIAAAIRDHQVVIVAGETGSGKTTQIPKICLELGRGVRGMIGHTQPRRIAARTVAERVAEELDTPLGETVGWKVRFTDQVNPDATFVKLMTDGILLAEIQTDRELRAYDTIIIDEAHERSLNIDFLLGYLAQLLPRRPDLKVVITSATIDPERFSRHFGDAPIVEVSGRTYPVEVRYRPLLEEESDDADRDQITAITDAVEELMAEGKGDILVFLSGEREIRDTADALTRKQYRFTEILPLYARLSHAEQHRVFQQHTGRRIVLATNVAETSLTVPGIKYVIDPGFARISRYSHRTKVQRLPIEPVSQASANQRKGRCGRTSDGICIRLYSEDDFLARPEFTDAEILRTNLASVILQMTAAGLGDIEKFPFIDPPDHRNIRDGVQLLQELGALDPEQKDPRKRLTDTGRKLAQLPVDPRLARMVLEADKNGCVREVMVIAAALSIQDPRERPSDKQAQADQQHARFKDETSDFLAFLNLWRYVREQQKERGSSSFRRMCKQEYLNFLRIREWQDIYSQLRTVAKQMGMHLEEPAAGADAPADRVHVSLLAGLLSHIGMKDVKDGNKNEYLGARNAKFAVFPGSALFRKQPRFVMSAELVETSRLWARVNAKIEPEWVEPLAGHLLKRTYSEPHWEKDQAAVMAYEKVTLYGVPIVAQRKVNYGRIDPEVSRELFIRNALVEGDWRTHHKFFADNRRLLSEVEELEHRARRRDIVVDDETLFDFYEQRVPEHVVSGAHFDSWWKRKRHEQPDYLDFEREMLVRESAGAVTKADYPDSWRQGQLKFRVTYQFEPGADADGVTVHVPLQVLNQVTDEGFDWQIPGLREEVVTELIRSLPKPVRRHYVPAPNYAKAFLERAVPLQEPLTVTMARELKRMVGVPFDADDFDWAKVPDHLKITFRIVDERRRTLAEDKDLEALRLRLKPKARQALSQAAAATASRSGGESLERTGLTDWTIGTLTRVFETRRAGQPVKAYPALVDDGDTVSVRLFDTEAEQAEAMWKGTRRLILRNIPVNPAKFASEKLTNAQKLALSANPHGSVQALFDDCAMAAADRLIDGFGGPVWDEESYRKLYDKVRADIVDTTVRAVGQVQQVLAAWQACERRLKGVRSPTLLANLTDVRKQLDALVKPGFVTWAGIRRLPDLMRYLVAADRRLQQMPTNVQRDTTRMEKVHEMQDEYAWLLEQLPQGRPVPAAVLDIRWMIEELRVSYFAHALGTAYPVSDKRIVKAIDAVAP; this comes from the coding sequence ATGTCTACGCACCCAGCCCCCGCCCTCGGCGCCCTCGCCCCTCGTCTGACCGAGCTGTCGCTGCGCGACGCGCACCGGCTCGGCAGGCGGCTCGAGGGCGCGCGCAAGATCCGTAAGCCGGAGGCCCGCGCCGCCGTCCTCGCCGAGATCGACGCCGAGGTCGGCAAGGCCGAGGCCCGGATGGCCGCGCGGCGCTCCCGTGTGCCCACCGTCGGCTACCCGGAGCAGCTGCCCGTCAGCCAGAAGAAGGACGAGATCGCGGCCGCCATCCGCGATCACCAGGTCGTGATCGTGGCCGGCGAGACCGGCTCCGGCAAGACGACCCAGATCCCGAAGATCTGTCTCGAGCTCGGGCGTGGGGTCCGGGGCATGATCGGGCACACCCAGCCCCGCCGGATCGCCGCGCGCACCGTCGCCGAGCGCGTGGCCGAGGAGCTGGACACCCCGCTCGGCGAGACCGTCGGCTGGAAGGTGCGCTTCACCGACCAGGTGAACCCGGACGCCACCTTCGTCAAGCTGATGACGGACGGCATCCTGCTCGCCGAGATCCAGACCGACCGCGAGCTGCGCGCCTACGACACGATCATCATCGACGAGGCCCACGAGCGGTCCCTCAACATCGACTTCCTGCTCGGCTACCTCGCCCAGCTGCTGCCCAGGCGGCCGGACCTGAAGGTCGTCATCACCTCCGCCACCATCGACCCCGAGCGCTTCTCACGGCACTTCGGCGACGCGCCGATCGTCGAGGTGAGCGGGCGGACGTACCCGGTGGAGGTGCGCTACCGCCCGCTGCTGGAAGAGGAGTCGGACGACGCCGACCGCGACCAGATCACCGCGATCACCGACGCCGTCGAGGAGCTGATGGCGGAGGGCAAGGGCGACATCCTCGTCTTCCTCTCCGGTGAGCGGGAGATCCGCGACACGGCCGACGCGCTCACCAGGAAGCAGTACCGGTTCACGGAGATCCTGCCGCTGTACGCCCGGCTGTCGCACGCGGAGCAGCACCGGGTCTTCCAGCAGCACACCGGGCGCAGGATCGTTCTGGCGACCAACGTCGCCGAGACCTCGCTGACCGTCCCGGGCATCAAGTACGTCATCGACCCGGGCTTCGCCCGCATCAGCCGGTACAGCCACCGCACCAAGGTGCAGCGGCTGCCCATCGAGCCGGTCTCCCAGGCCAGCGCCAACCAGCGCAAGGGCCGCTGCGGCCGCACCTCCGACGGCATCTGCATCCGGCTGTACAGCGAGGACGACTTCCTCGCCCGGCCGGAGTTCACGGACGCCGAGATCCTCCGCACGAACCTCGCCTCCGTCATCCTCCAGATGACCGCGGCCGGCCTCGGCGACATCGAGAAGTTCCCCTTCATCGACCCGCCGGACCACCGCAACATCCGCGACGGCGTGCAGCTGCTCCAGGAGCTGGGCGCGCTCGACCCGGAGCAGAAGGACCCGCGCAAGCGCCTCACGGACACCGGCCGCAAGCTGGCCCAGCTGCCCGTCGACCCGCGCCTGGCCCGGATGGTGCTGGAGGCCGACAAGAACGGCTGCGTCCGCGAGGTGATGGTCATCGCGGCCGCCCTGTCCATCCAGGACCCGCGCGAGCGCCCGTCCGACAAGCAGGCCCAGGCGGACCAGCAGCACGCCCGCTTCAAGGACGAGACCAGCGACTTCCTCGCCTTCCTGAACCTGTGGCGATACGTCCGCGAGCAGCAGAAGGAGCGGGGCTCCAGCTCCTTCCGGCGGATGTGCAAGCAGGAGTACCTGAACTTCCTGCGCATCCGCGAGTGGCAGGACATCTACAGCCAGCTGCGCACCGTGGCCAAGCAGATGGGCATGCACCTGGAGGAGCCCGCGGCGGGTGCCGACGCCCCGGCCGACCGCGTGCACGTCTCCCTCCTGGCCGGCCTCCTCTCCCACATCGGGATGAAGGACGTGAAGGACGGCAACAAGAACGAGTACCTGGGCGCCCGCAACGCCAAGTTCGCGGTCTTCCCCGGCTCGGCGCTGTTCCGCAAGCAGCCGAGGTTCGTGATGTCGGCCGAGCTGGTGGAGACCAGCCGGCTGTGGGCCCGGGTCAACGCGAAGATCGAGCCCGAGTGGGTCGAGCCGCTCGCCGGCCACCTGCTGAAGCGGACCTACAGCGAGCCGCACTGGGAGAAGGACCAGGCGGCCGTGATGGCGTACGAGAAGGTGACGCTGTACGGCGTCCCGATCGTCGCGCAGCGGAAGGTGAACTACGGCCGGATCGACCCCGAGGTCTCCCGCGAGCTGTTCATCCGCAACGCCTTGGTCGAGGGCGACTGGCGCACGCACCACAAGTTCTTCGCCGACAACCGCAGGCTCCTGAGCGAGGTCGAGGAGCTGGAGCACCGGGCGCGGCGCCGGGACATCGTCGTGGACGACGAGACGCTGTTCGACTTCTACGAGCAGCGGGTGCCCGAACACGTCGTCTCGGGCGCCCACTTCGACTCCTGGTGGAAGCGCAAGCGGCACGAGCAGCCGGACTACCTGGACTTCGAGCGGGAGATGCTCGTCCGCGAGTCGGCCGGTGCGGTCACCAAGGCCGACTACCCGGACAGCTGGCGGCAGGGGCAGCTCAAGTTCCGCGTGACGTACCAGTTCGAGCCCGGCGCGGACGCGGACGGCGTAACCGTGCACGTCCCGCTCCAGGTGCTCAACCAGGTCACCGACGAGGGCTTCGACTGGCAGATCCCGGGCCTGCGCGAGGAGGTGGTCACGGAGCTCATCCGTTCCCTGCCCAAGCCGGTCCGCCGCCACTACGTGCCCGCGCCGAACTACGCGAAGGCGTTCCTGGAACGGGCGGTGCCCCTGCAGGAGCCGCTGACGGTGACGATGGCGCGCGAGCTGAAGCGGATGGTCGGCGTGCCCTTCGATGCGGACGACTTCGACTGGGCCAAGGTGCCCGACCATCTGAAGATCACTTTCCGGATCGTCGACGAGCGGCGCCGGACGCTCGCCGAGGACAAGGACCTGGAGGCGCTCAGGCTGCGGCTGAAGCCGAAGGCACGCCAGGCGCTCTCCCAGGCCGCCGCGGCGACCGCCTCCCGCTCGGGCGGCGAGTCCCTGGAGCGCACCGGCCTGACGGACTGGACGATCGGCACGCTCACCCGGGTCTTCGAGACGCGCCGGGCCGGACAGCCGGTGAAGGCGTACCCGGCGCTGGTGGACGACGGCGACACGGTCTCGGTCCGGCTCTTCGACACCGAGGCGGAACAGGCCGAGGCGATGTGGAAGGGCACCCGCCGGCTGATCCTGCGCAACATCCCGGTCAATCCCGCGAAGTTCGCTTCCGAGAAGCTGACCAACGCCCAGAAGCTGGCGCTCTCCGCCAATCCGCACGGCTCCGTGCAGGCTCTGTTCGACGACTGCGCCATGGCCGCGGCCGACCGGCTGATCGACGGCTTCGGCGGCCCGGTGTGGGACGAGGAGTCGTACCGCAAGCTCTACGACAAGGTGCGCGCGGACATCGTGGACACGACCGTGCGCGCGGTCGGCCAGGTGCAGCAGGTCCTGGCGGCCTGGCAGGCCTGTGAGCGCCGTCTGAAGGGCGTGCGCAGCCCCACGCTGCTGGCGAACCTGACGGACGTCCGCAAGCAGCTCGACGCCCTCGTGAAGCCCGGCTTCGTGACGTGGGCCGGCATACGGCGGCTGCCGGACCTGATGCGCTATCTGGTGGCCGCGGACCGGCGGCTGCAGCAGATGCCGACGAACGTCCAGCGGGACACCACCCGCATGGAGAAGGTCCACGAGATGCAGGACGAGTACGCCTGGCTGCTGGAGCAGCTCCCGCAGGGCCGGCCGGTGCCCGCCGCCGTCCTGGACATCCGCTGGATGATCGAGGAGCTGCGGGTCAGCTACTTCGCCCACGCGCTGGGCACGGCGTACCCGGTCTCCGACAAGCGGATCGTGAAGGCGATCGACGCCGTCGCACCGTGA
- a CDS encoding DUF6274 family protein translates to MAASARHETRALLRAHLSAASSYGHLTRHCPICHRLLRLAMDAAPSPQEAAAGVDAAGAADEAPEALEALETLEGESPGSA, encoded by the coding sequence ATGGCGGCATCGGCCAGGCACGAGACGCGGGCGCTGCTGAGGGCGCACCTGTCGGCCGCCTCGTCGTACGGGCATCTCACCCGCCACTGCCCGATCTGCCACCGACTGCTCCGGCTGGCCATGGACGCGGCGCCATCACCCCAGGAGGCGGCCGCCGGCGTCGACGCGGCCGGGGCGGCCGACGAGGCTCCGGAGGCCCTGGAGGCGCTGGAGACGCTGGAGGGGGAGAGCCCCGGCAGCGCGTGA
- the bldC gene encoding developmental transcriptional regulator BldC, with product MTARTPDAEPLLTPAEVATMFRVDPKTVTRWAKAGKLTSIRTLGGHRRYREAEVRALLAGIPQQRSEA from the coding sequence ATGACCGCTCGCACCCCTGATGCCGAGCCGCTGCTGACCCCGGCTGAGGTCGCCACCATGTTCCGTGTCGACCCCAAGACGGTCACGCGGTGGGCGAAGGCCGGCAAGCTCACGTCCATCCGTACGCTCGGCGGGCACCGCCGCTACCGCGAGGCCGAAGTCCGCGCACTGCTCGCGGGCATCCCGCAGCAGCGCAGCGAGGCCTGA
- a CDS encoding Leu/Phe/Val dehydrogenase, translating into MTDVTGAPAEVLHTLFHSDQGGHEQVVLCQDRATGLKAVIAIHSTALGPALGGTRFYPYATEAEAVADALNLARGMSYKNAMAGLDHGGGKAVIIGDPEQDKTEDLLLAYGRMVASLGGRYVTACDVGTYVADMDVVARECRWTTGRSPENGGAGDSSVLTAFGVYQGMRASAQHLWGDPSLRDRRVGVAGVGKVGHHLVRHLLDEGAEVVITDVRADAVRRVLDQYPGRVTAVADTEALIRVEGLDVYAPCALGGALNDLSVPVLTAKVVCGAANNQLAHPGVEKDLADRGILYAPDYVVNAGGVIQVADELHGFDFDRCKAKAAKIFDTTLAIFARAKEDGIPPAAAADRIAEQRMADARATR; encoded by the coding sequence GTGACCGACGTAACCGGCGCACCTGCTGAGGTCCTGCACACCCTGTTCCACTCGGACCAGGGCGGCCACGAGCAGGTCGTGCTCTGCCAGGACCGCGCAACCGGCCTCAAGGCCGTGATCGCCATCCACTCCACCGCCCTGGGCCCGGCCCTCGGCGGCACCCGCTTCTACCCCTACGCCACCGAGGCCGAGGCCGTCGCCGACGCCCTCAACCTGGCGCGCGGCATGTCGTACAAGAACGCCATGGCCGGCCTGGACCACGGCGGCGGCAAGGCCGTCATCATCGGCGACCCGGAGCAGGACAAGACCGAGGACCTGCTGCTCGCCTACGGCCGCATGGTCGCCTCGCTCGGCGGCCGCTACGTCACCGCGTGCGACGTCGGCACCTATGTCGCCGACATGGACGTCGTGGCCCGCGAGTGCCGCTGGACCACCGGCCGCTCCCCCGAGAACGGCGGCGCCGGCGACTCCTCCGTGCTCACCGCCTTCGGCGTCTACCAGGGCATGCGCGCCTCCGCCCAGCACCTGTGGGGCGACCCCTCGCTGCGCGACCGCAGGGTCGGCGTCGCGGGCGTCGGCAAGGTGGGCCACCACCTGGTGCGGCACCTGCTGGACGAGGGCGCCGAGGTCGTGATCACCGATGTGCGCGCCGACGCCGTGCGGCGGGTCCTCGACCAGTACCCGGGGCGGGTCACGGCCGTCGCGGACACCGAGGCGCTCATCCGGGTCGAGGGGCTGGACGTCTACGCCCCCTGCGCCCTCGGCGGCGCCCTGAACGACCTCTCGGTGCCGGTGCTGACCGCCAAGGTGGTGTGCGGCGCCGCCAACAACCAGCTCGCCCACCCGGGCGTGGAGAAGGACCTCGCCGACCGCGGGATCCTCTACGCGCCGGACTACGTGGTGAACGCGGGCGGGGTCATCCAGGTGGCCGACGAGCTGCACGGGTTCGACTTCGACCGGTGCAAGGCCAAGGCGGCGAAGATCTTCGACACCACGCTCGCGATCTTCGCACGTGCGAAGGAGGACGGCATCCCGCCGGCCGCCGCCGCGGACCGGATCGCCGAGCAGCGGATGGCCGACGCGCGCGCGACCCGCTGA
- a CDS encoding DUF3073 domain-containing protein, with amino-acid sequence MGRGRAKAKQTKVARQLKYNSGGTDLSRLASELGASTSSQPPNGEPFEDDEGDEDDLYSRYADLYEDDDEDEDQGPSQHRRGA; translated from the coding sequence ATGGGGCGCGGCCGGGCCAAGGCCAAGCAGACGAAGGTCGCCCGCCAGCTGAAGTACAACAGCGGTGGGACTGACCTGTCACGTCTGGCCAGTGAACTGGGCGCATCGACTTCGAGCCAGCCGCCGAACGGCGAGCCGTTCGAGGACGATGAGGGCGACGAAGACGATCTTTATTCTCGTTACGCCGACCTCTATGAGGACGACGACGAGGACGAGGACCAAGGTCCCTCGCAGCACCGTCGCGGCGCTTGA
- the purM gene encoding phosphoribosylformylglycinamidine cyclo-ligase, protein MSETTGASYAAAGVDIEAGDRAVELMKEWVKKTQRPEVLGGLGGFAGLFDASALKRFERPLLASATDGVGTKVDIARRLGVYDSIGHDLVAMVMDDIVVCGAEPLFMTDYICVGKVHPERVAAIVKGIAEGCVLAGCALVGGETAEHPGLLGEDDFDVAGAGTGVVEADRLLGADRIRTGDAVIAMASSGLHSNGYSLVRHVLLDRAGLALEAEVAELGRTLGEELLEPTRIYSLDCLALTRTTEVHAFSHITGGGLAANLARVIPDGLHAVVDRSTWAPGAIFDLVGRTGNVERLELEKTLNMGVGMMAIVPQESTEVALATLADRGVDAWVAGEITDRTEQPTGAELVGDYAV, encoded by the coding sequence ATGTCTGAGACCACTGGTGCCAGCTACGCAGCGGCAGGCGTCGACATCGAGGCGGGCGACCGCGCCGTCGAACTGATGAAGGAGTGGGTGAAGAAGACCCAGCGCCCCGAGGTCCTCGGTGGCCTCGGCGGCTTCGCCGGGCTCTTCGACGCCTCCGCCCTCAAGCGTTTCGAGCGCCCCCTGCTCGCCTCCGCCACGGACGGCGTCGGCACGAAGGTCGACATCGCGCGCCGACTCGGCGTCTACGACTCGATCGGCCACGACCTGGTCGCCATGGTCATGGACGACATCGTGGTGTGCGGTGCCGAGCCGCTGTTCATGACCGACTACATCTGCGTCGGCAAGGTCCACCCCGAGCGTGTCGCGGCCATCGTGAAGGGCATCGCGGAGGGCTGTGTGCTGGCCGGCTGCGCCCTGGTGGGCGGTGAGACGGCCGAGCACCCCGGTCTGCTCGGCGAGGACGACTTCGACGTCGCAGGCGCCGGTACGGGCGTGGTGGAGGCCGACCGGCTGCTGGGCGCGGATCGCATCCGTACGGGTGACGCGGTGATCGCCATGGCGTCCTCCGGACTTCACTCGAACGGATACTCCCTGGTCCGTCACGTCCTGCTGGACCGGGCCGGCCTGGCCCTGGAGGCCGAGGTGGCCGAACTCGGCCGCACCCTCGGCGAGGAGCTGCTGGAGCCCACCAGGATCTACTCGCTGGACTGCCTGGCCCTCACCCGCACCACCGAGGTGCACGCCTTCAGCCACATCACGGGCGGCGGGCTCGCGGCCAACCTGGCCCGGGTGATCCCGGACGGGCTGCACGCGGTCGTCGACCGGTCCACCTGGGCCCCCGGCGCGATCTTCGACCTGGTCGGCAGGACCGGGAACGTGGAACGCCTGGAGCTGGAGAAGACCCTGAACATGGGCGTCGGCATGATGGCGATCGTCCCGCAGGAGTCCACCGAGGTGGCCCTCGCGACCCTGGCCGACCGCGGGGTCGACGCCTGGGTGGCCGGCGAGATCACCGACCGCACCGAGCAGCCGACCGGCGCCGAGCTGGTCGGGGACTACGCGGTCTGA
- the purF gene encoding amidophosphoribosyltransferase, with protein sequence MPRGDGRLNHDLLPGEKGPQDACGVFGVWAPGEEVAKLTYFGLYALQHRGQESAGIAVSNGSQILVFKDMGLVSQVFDETSLGSLQGHIAVGHARYSTTGASVWENAQPTFRATAHGSIALGHNGNLVNTAQLAEMVAELPKDNNGRSTRVAATNDTDLLTALLAAQVDEDGKPLTIEDAAHAVLPKVKGAFSLVFMDEHTLYAARDPQGIRPLVLGRLERGWVVASESAALDICGASFVREIEPGEFVAIDENGLRTSRFAEAKPKGCVFEYVYLARPDTDIAGRNVYLSRVEMGRRLAKEAPVEADLVIATPESGTPAAIGYAEASGIPFGAGLVKNAYVGRTFIQPSQTIRQLGIRLKLNPLKEVIKGKRLVVVDDSIVRGNTQRALVRMLREAGAAEVHIRISSPPVKWPCFFGIDFATRAELIANGMTIEEIGTSLGADSLAYISIDGMIEATAIAKPNLCRACFDGEYPMELPDPELLGKQLLETELAAGPAATAASDAIRRP encoded by the coding sequence TCTGGGCTCCTGGTGAAGAGGTCGCAAAGCTCACGTACTTCGGGCTCTACGCCCTCCAGCACCGGGGTCAGGAATCCGCGGGAATCGCGGTCAGCAACGGCTCCCAGATCCTCGTCTTCAAGGACATGGGCCTCGTGTCCCAGGTCTTCGACGAGACCTCGCTCGGTTCGCTCCAGGGTCACATCGCGGTCGGACACGCCCGCTACTCGACCACCGGAGCCTCCGTGTGGGAGAACGCCCAGCCGACGTTCCGTGCCACCGCGCACGGCTCGATCGCGCTCGGCCACAACGGCAACCTGGTCAACACGGCGCAGCTCGCCGAGATGGTCGCCGAACTCCCCAAGGACAACAACGGCCGGTCCACCCGGGTCGCGGCCACCAACGACACCGACCTGCTGACGGCCCTGCTGGCCGCCCAGGTCGACGAGGACGGCAAGCCGCTGACCATCGAGGATGCCGCCCACGCGGTTCTCCCGAAGGTCAAGGGCGCCTTCTCGCTCGTCTTCATGGACGAGCACACGCTCTACGCCGCCCGTGACCCGCAGGGCATCCGCCCGCTGGTCCTCGGCCGCCTGGAGCGCGGCTGGGTGGTCGCCTCCGAGTCGGCCGCGCTCGACATCTGCGGCGCGAGCTTCGTGCGGGAGATCGAGCCCGGCGAGTTCGTCGCCATCGACGAGAACGGCCTTCGTACCTCCCGGTTCGCGGAAGCGAAGCCCAAGGGCTGTGTCTTCGAGTACGTGTACCTGGCCCGCCCGGACACCGACATCGCCGGCCGGAACGTGTACCTCTCCCGTGTGGAGATGGGCCGCCGCCTGGCCAAGGAGGCGCCGGTCGAGGCCGACCTGGTCATAGCGACCCCGGAATCCGGCACCCCGGCCGCCATCGGCTACGCGGAGGCCTCCGGCATCCCCTTCGGCGCGGGTCTGGTGAAGAACGCGTACGTGGGACGGACCTTCATCCAGCCCTCGCAGACCATCCGCCAGCTCGGCATCCGCCTGAAGCTGAACCCGCTCAAGGAAGTCATCAAGGGCAAGCGCCTGGTCGTCGTCGACGACTCGATCGTGCGCGGCAACACCCAGCGGGCCCTGGTGCGCATGCTGCGCGAGGCCGGCGCCGCCGAGGTCCACATCCGGATCTCCTCGCCGCCCGTGAAGTGGCCCTGTTTCTTCGGCATCGACTTCGCCACCCGCGCTGAGCTGATCGCCAACGGGATGACCATCGAGGAGATCGGCACCTCGCTCGGCGCCGACTCGCTCGCGTACATCTCCATCGACGGCATGATCGAGGCGACCGCGATCGCCAAGCCGAACCTGTGCCGCGCCTGCTTCGACGGCGAGTACCCCATGGAGCTGCCGGACCCCGAGCTGCTCGGCAAGCAGCTCCTGGAGACCGAACTGGCCGCGGGCCCCGCCGCCACGGCGGCCTCCGACGCGATCCGGCGCCCGTAA